Proteins encoded together in one Microbacterium sp. ABRD28 window:
- a CDS encoding hemolysin family protein codes for MLAATLTLLLGIIVTLAIIVACGFFVAQEFAYMSVDRSRMAAKAEKGDVQAGRVLSITKRTSFMLSGAQLGITVTGLLIGYVAEPLIGQSIGTLLGGVGLDPTVSVIIGTTGALLLATIVTMIFGELYPKNLAIANPDPLARALAVPTRIYLTLFGWLIAVFDLAANALLRLLRIEPLEDVDESATARDLEAIIEDSRASGDLPDDLSNIIDRILDFPQRDVEHAMVPRSHIDSIAPDTTIAEVLSLMSTGHTRYPVIGDEDTPVGIVNLIDLLRGHYDPSAPVSTVMREAVVLPTSMRLPIALERMRRTRNEMACVVDEYGNFDGILTLEDLTEEVVGEISDEHDLEVDEVTSDGDASWTVPGDVHLDELERLIGHDLERDGAETVAGLTISEHGDLPPLGAVVRVDLPERAGEAVQGLNIQRWLEIEVLEIERHVPSRLTVHLHERDLDAEHDADDRAEAEADR; via the coding sequence ATGCTGGCGGCGACACTGACCCTGCTGCTGGGCATCATCGTCACACTGGCGATCATCGTCGCCTGCGGCTTCTTCGTCGCCCAGGAGTTCGCCTACATGTCCGTCGATCGTTCGCGGATGGCGGCCAAGGCCGAGAAGGGCGACGTGCAGGCGGGGCGGGTGCTCTCGATCACCAAGCGCACCTCCTTCATGCTCTCGGGTGCGCAGCTGGGCATCACGGTCACCGGCCTGCTCATCGGGTACGTCGCCGAGCCGCTCATCGGACAGTCGATCGGCACGCTGCTCGGCGGCGTCGGACTCGACCCGACGGTCTCGGTGATCATCGGCACCACGGGGGCTCTGCTCCTGGCGACGATCGTGACGATGATCTTCGGCGAGCTGTATCCGAAGAACCTCGCGATCGCGAACCCCGATCCGCTCGCGCGTGCCCTCGCCGTCCCCACGCGCATCTACCTGACGCTGTTCGGCTGGCTGATCGCGGTCTTCGATCTCGCCGCGAACGCCCTGCTGCGGCTTCTGCGCATCGAACCGCTCGAAGACGTCGACGAGAGCGCGACCGCCCGCGACCTGGAAGCGATCATCGAGGACTCCCGCGCGAGCGGCGACCTGCCCGACGACCTCTCGAACATCATCGACCGCATCCTGGACTTCCCGCAGCGCGATGTCGAGCACGCGATGGTGCCGCGTTCCCACATCGATTCGATCGCCCCCGACACCACGATCGCCGAGGTGCTCTCGCTGATGTCGACCGGTCACACCCGCTACCCGGTCATCGGCGACGAGGACACCCCGGTCGGCATCGTCAATCTCATCGACCTGCTCCGCGGGCACTACGACCCCTCCGCGCCGGTGTCCACCGTGATGCGCGAGGCGGTCGTCCTGCCGACATCCATGCGGTTGCCGATCGCGCTCGAGCGGATGCGCCGCACTCGCAACGAGATGGCCTGCGTCGTCGACGAGTACGGCAACTTCGACGGCATCCTCACCCTGGAGGATCTGACGGAAGAGGTCGTGGGGGAGATCTCCGACGAGCACGACCTGGAGGTCGACGAGGTGACCTCCGACGGCGACGCGTCGTGGACGGTGCCGGGCGACGTCCACCTCGACGAGCTGGAGCGGCTCATCGGGCACGATCTGGAGCGTGACGGTGCGGAGACGGTCGCGGGACTGACGATCAGCGAGCACGGCGACCTCCCACCCCTGGGTGCCGTCGTGCGGGTCGACCTGCCCGAGCGGGCGGGCGAGGCCGTGCAGGGGCTGAACATCCAGCGCTGGCTCGAGATCGAGGTGCTCGAGATCGAGCGGCACGTGCCGTCGCGTCTGACCGTCCATCTCCACGAGCGGGATCTCGACGCCGAGCACGATGCGGATGACCGCGCGGAGGCGGAGGCGGACCGATGA
- a CDS encoding CNNM domain-containing protein, giving the protein MNGWTVALITTLLIIASAFFVIVEFALLAARRHRLEQEADRSASARAALRGMNELTVMLAFAQLGITACTFLLGAITKPAIDYALAPVLEAWGLPAVLSGVIAFMLALILVTFLHLVVGEMAPKSWAIAHPEVAAKATGILARALTWPLRPFLLWINHIANRLVRASGVEPVEKAAVGGQDADTIRELVAHSREAGTLERQYSEPIAQAIAMSTRTVGEIVRVDRTPTSVPADAAVADLQRVAAESGHLRILVGSTTDCAVAHVRDTLKLTPTTPVAAIARKPLVVEPAASAYDTLLRMRRGRVQLAIVVDGQRLLGVVTIDDLLGQLLPGPDAAAQPIAGGAGVGGPT; this is encoded by the coding sequence ATGAACGGATGGACCGTCGCTCTCATCACGACGCTGCTGATCATCGCCAGCGCGTTCTTCGTCATCGTCGAGTTCGCCCTGCTCGCCGCCCGCCGCCACCGGCTGGAGCAGGAGGCCGACCGCAGTGCGTCGGCGCGCGCCGCCCTGCGAGGAATGAACGAGCTGACGGTCATGCTCGCCTTCGCGCAGCTGGGGATCACCGCCTGCACGTTCCTCCTGGGCGCGATCACCAAGCCGGCGATCGACTACGCGCTCGCCCCCGTCTTGGAGGCGTGGGGCCTGCCCGCGGTGCTCTCGGGCGTGATCGCGTTCATGCTCGCCCTGATCCTGGTGACCTTCCTGCACCTCGTGGTCGGTGAGATGGCCCCCAAGTCGTGGGCGATCGCGCATCCTGAGGTTGCGGCCAAAGCCACCGGCATCCTGGCGCGCGCCCTCACCTGGCCGCTGCGACCGTTCCTCCTGTGGATCAACCACATCGCCAACCGCCTCGTCAGGGCGTCCGGCGTCGAGCCCGTCGAGAAGGCGGCGGTGGGCGGCCAGGACGCGGACACCATCCGCGAACTCGTCGCGCACTCGCGCGAGGCGGGCACGCTCGAGCGGCAGTACTCCGAGCCGATCGCGCAGGCGATCGCCATGAGCACGCGCACGGTGGGGGAGATCGTCCGGGTCGACCGGACGCCGACATCCGTCCCCGCCGACGCCGCGGTCGCCGACCTGCAGCGCGTGGCCGCGGAGTCGGGGCACCTTCGCATCCTCGTGGGGTCGACCACCGACTGCGCGGTTGCGCATGTGCGCGACACGCTGAAGCTCACTCCGACGACGCCGGTGGCCGCGATCGCGCGGAAGCCGCTCGTGGTCGAGCCGGCCGCGTCGGCGTACGACACGCTGCTGCGGATGCGCCGTGGGCGCGTGCAACTGGCGATCGTCGTGGACGGTCAGCGCCTGCTCGGCGTGGTCACGATCGACGACCTTCTCGGGCAACTGCTTCCCGGACCGGATGCCGCCGCGCAGCCGATCGCGGGAGGGGCGGGTGTCGGGGGCCCGACCTAG